In the genome of Coturnix japonica isolate 7356 chromosome Z, Coturnix japonica 2.1, whole genome shotgun sequence, one region contains:
- the TAL2 gene encoding T-cell acute lymphocytic leukemia protein 2, which translates to MTRKIFTNTRERWRQQNVNSAFAKLRKLIPTHPPDKKLSKNETLRLAMRYINFLVKVLGEPGLQQTAVAARGSILGLFQQAPCLQSMEELTLIESCGASSPSMSSNLAECWSETSSP; encoded by the coding sequence ATGACCAGGAAGATCTTCACCAACACCAGGGAGCGATGGAGGCAGCAAAATGTCAACAGTGCCTTTGCCAAGCTGAGGAAACTTATTCCCACCCATCCACCAGACAAAAAGCTgagcaaaaatgaaacactACGACTAGCCATGAGATACATCAACTTCCTCGTCAAGGTACTGGGAGAGCCAGGcctgcagcagacagcagtggCAGCACGAGGCAGCATCCTGGGGTTATTCCAGCAAGCCCCATGCCTGCAGAGCATGGAGGAGCTGACTCTCATTGAAAGCTGTGGTGCCTCCTCTCCCAGCATGAGCAGCAACCTTGCAGAATGCTGGTCAGAGACTTCATCTCCTTAG
- the TMEM38B gene encoding trimeric intracellular cation channel type B produces the protein MELGQVPLLFSRLPMFPFFDLAHYVASVMALKEQRGAVDVSIRSPVACWFSAMLCCFGGSVLSSLMLGEPPVAFLAKTTNILLASSVWYLVFYCPQDKFYQCFAFLPLRLLVAGMKEVTRTWKIVAGVAHADSHFEDAWLVMVAVGWARGAGSGLISNFEQLVRGVWKPETNELLKMSYPVKVTLIGAILFTLQHSQYLPIGRHNLMFLYTIFLVVSKVTMMLTRSTASPFAPIEAALSHMFFGLQKPPSKVRGEGASSSSGSSVCDQSSSEQPHDGVKKRQAKKTE, from the exons ATGGAGCTGGGGCAGGttcctctgctcttctcccGCCTGCCCATGTTCCCCTTCTTCGACTTGGCTCACTACGTGGCCTCCGTCATGGCGCTGAAGGAGCAGCGGG GAGCTGTAGACGTGTCAATCCGCAGTCCAGTTGCCTGCTGGTTTAGTGCTATGCTTTGCTGCTTTGGTGGATCTGTTTTGTCTTCCTTGATGCTTGGAGAACCTCCTGTAGCATTTTTGGCAAAAACCACAAATATTCTGCTGGCATCTTCAGTCTG GTATCTTGTGTTTTACTGCCCGCAAGACAAATTCTACCAGTGCTTTGCCTTTCTGCCTCTTCGGCTTCTGGTTGCAGGAATGAAAGAAGTGACTAGGACCTGGAAAATAGTGGCTGGCGTTGCGCACGCAGACAGTCATTTTGAAGATGCCTGGCTTGTCATGGTAGCTGTGGGCTGGGCCAGAG GAGCTGGTAGTGGCCTAATCTCCAACTTTGAGCAGTTGGTGAGAGGAGTGTGGAAACCTGAAACCAATGAACTGCTGAAGATGTCCTA cCCTGTGAAGGTAACTTTGATAGGAGCAATTCTCttcactctgcagcacagccagtaCTTGCCAATAGGAAGACACAACCTTATGTTTCTATATACCATCTTTCTTGTAGTTTCAAAG GTAACAATGATGTTGACAAGATCTACAGCTTCTCCATTTGCTCCCATTGAGGCTGCATTAAGCCACATGTTCTTTGGCTTGCAAAAACCACCATCCAAAGTAAGGGGTGAAGGTGCTTCATCTTCCAGTGGCTCTTCAGTCTGTGACCAGTCATCCTCTGAGCAGCCGCATGATGGTGTTAAGAAGAGacaggcaaagaaaacagaataa